A genomic region of Zalophus californianus isolate mZalCal1 chromosome 1, mZalCal1.pri.v2, whole genome shotgun sequence contains the following coding sequences:
- the LOC113916257 gene encoding LOW QUALITY PROTEIN: V-type proton ATPase subunit D-like (The sequence of the model RefSeq protein was modified relative to this genomic sequence to represent the inferred CDS: inserted 2 bases in 1 codon) → MSGKDRIEIFPSRMAQTIMKVRLKGAQTGRNLLKKKSDALTLRFRQILXKTIETKMLMGEMMREAAFSLAEAKFTAGDFSTTVTQNVNKAQVKIRAKKDNVAGVTLPVFELANLHYHEGTDSYELTGLARGGEQLAKLKRNYAKAVELMVELASLQTSFVTLDEAIKITNRRVNAIEHVVIPRIERTLAYIITELDEREREEFYRLKKIQEKKKILKEKFEKDLEQRRAAGEVMEPANLLAEEKDEDLLFE, encoded by the exons ATGTCGGGCAAAGACCGAATTGAAATCTTTCCCTCGCGCATGGCACAGACCATCATGAAGGTTCGATTAAAAGGAGCACAGACAGGTCGAAACCTCCTGAAGAAAAAATCTGATGCCTTAACTCTTCGATTTCGACAGATCCT AAAGACAATAGAGACTAAAATGTTGATGGGTGAAATGATGAGAGAAGCTGCCTTTTCACTTGCTGAGGCCAAGTTCACAGCAGGGGATTTCAGCACCACAGTTacccaaaatgtaaataaagccCAAGTGAAGATCCGAGCTAAGAAAGATAACGTAGCAGGTGTTACTTTGCCAGTGTTTGAACTGGCAAACCTTCATTACCATGAAGGAACTGACAGTTATGAACTGACTGGGTTAGCCCGAGGTGGGGAGCAGTTGGCAAAATTAAAGAGGAACTACGCCAAAGCAGTGGAGTTAATGGTGGAACTGGCTTCGCTTCAGACTTCCTTTGTTACTTTGGATGAAGCCATTAAGATAACCAACAGGCGTGTCAATGCCATTGAACACGTCGTCATTCCCCGGATTGAACGTACCCTTGCTTATATCATCACAGAGCTggatgagagagagcgagaagagTTCTAtagattaaagaaaatacaggagaagaaaaagattctcaaggaaaaatttgagaaggactTGGAGCAACGGAGGGCAGCTGGTGAGGTGATGGAGCCTGCTAATCTTCTGGCTGAAGAGAAGGATGAAGATCTTCTGTTTGAATAA